From one Trichlorobacter lovleyi SZ genomic stretch:
- a CDS encoding haloacid dehalogenase type II, which yields MAITLAFDVYGTLINTHGVLTALEGLVGDRAKAFSNTWRDKQLEYSFRKGLMQNYETFAVCTSQALDYTCAFYGVDFSDGQKKELMGIYRVLPAFADAKEGLAQLKETGFRLFAFSNGAADALEVLLSNAGIRELFFGVVSVDDIKTFKPSPAVYSHFLRQSESIGGTAWLISSNPFDVIGSISAGMKAAWVQRSPEAIFDPWGIEPNITVTSLIELKEQITNYEGTE from the coding sequence ATGGCAATCACGCTCGCATTTGATGTTTATGGAACATTGATCAACACCCACGGTGTCTTGACGGCATTGGAAGGGCTGGTCGGTGATAGGGCAAAGGCGTTTTCGAATACCTGGAGAGATAAGCAGCTGGAGTATTCGTTTCGCAAAGGTTTGATGCAGAATTACGAAACCTTTGCTGTCTGTACCAGTCAGGCTCTCGATTATACCTGCGCCTTTTATGGTGTCGATTTCAGCGATGGGCAAAAGAAGGAGTTGATGGGTATCTATCGTGTCTTGCCTGCTTTTGCTGACGCCAAGGAAGGACTGGCTCAATTGAAAGAAACTGGTTTTCGGCTCTTCGCGTTTTCGAATGGTGCGGCAGACGCATTGGAAGTTTTGTTGAGCAATGCTGGGATACGAGAGCTGTTTTTTGGCGTTGTCAGCGTCGATGACATCAAAACCTTTAAGCCAAGTCCAGCTGTCTATAGTCATTTCCTGAGGCAATCCGAATCGATCGGTGGCACTGCCTGGCTGATTTCCAGTAATCCCTTTGATGTCATCGGTTCTATTTCGGCGGGGATGAAAGCTGCCTGGGTGCAGCGTTCTCCAGAGGCGATTTTTGATCCTTGGGGGATTGAGCCCAATATTACTGTAACGAGCCTTATCGAGTTGAAGGAACAAATCACCAACTATGAAGGAACAGAATGA